The stretch of DNA TAGTGGCGGAGAGCTTCAATGACTGTGTCTCCTCTCTGAAGGTAATCGGGAATCCCTGGGTGGCATTTACAGATGTCAACTATGGTGGCACTCATTATGTCTTTGAAGAAGGAGAATATCCCACCCTGGAGCGCAATGATGCTTTTTCCTCACTAGACATAATAACAGAAGAATTGACAAATCCTCAGATCACACTCTACGAGCACGTCAACTATGAAGGCAGGAGCCTCGTCCTCATCACTGAGACCAACCTATGCTATGGCACATTCAATGATGTGGCATCTTCCCACAAGGTGCAGAGAGGAGCATGGGTCCTCTACGAGCATGTTAACAAACGAGGTACTCAGATGGTGGCCAGGGCTTCTCAAGATGTGCCTAGGTACGGCTGGTTCAATGACAGAGTGTCTCACGTTCGCCCTTTGAAGCCGGGGAAGGCCACCATAAAAGCTGAGATCCTCTGGGGCCAGAAGAAAGAGCAGACCAGATCCATTACCACTGACTCCATATGCGGCTTGAACTATGGAGAACATGAACAAAGCTTCTCCACTGAGCTGACCAGAGAGTATGAGGGATCTGTCACTGACAGCATCAGCTTCAGCAACTCCACCCAGATCACCTGGGGAACATCCACCAGTGTAGACATAAGTCCAGTAAAGGCAGAGCATAACTTCTCCCTGAGTAACACCTTCACTGTGCAGAAGGGAAGCAGCAACACCAGGACCGAGCGCAAGAAATTCCACATCAGCCTGCCCACCAAAATCCCTCCCCGCACCAAACTCACTGTCAACATTCTGAGGAA from Hoplias malabaricus isolate fHopMal1 chromosome 5, fHopMal1.hap1, whole genome shotgun sequence encodes:
- the LOC136697612 gene encoding epidermal differentiation-specific protein-like; this encodes MSKIIVYEHSNFNGISREFTSSVPSLVAESFNDCVSSLKVIGNPWVAFTDVNYGGTHYVFEEGEYPTLERNDAFSSLDIITEELTNPQITLYEHVNYEGRSLVLITETNLCYGTFNDVASSHKVQRGAWVLYEHVNKRGTQMVARASQDVPRYGWFNDRVSHVRPLKPGKATIKAEILWGQKKEQTRSITTDSICGLNYGEHEQSFSTELTREYEGSVTDSISFSNSTQITWGTSTSVDISPVKAEHNFSLSNTFTVQKGSSNTRTERKKFHISLPTKIPPRTKLTVNILRKEVDVKVPVKMTIQSGSHSVVEFGEYRCQAGNSITTEYKEERI